Proteins encoded in a region of the Bacteroidia bacterium genome:
- a CDS encoding IS1634 family transposase, translating to MLKYRSVKTSSGKIAIQVYYLHNRKRVIVKHLGSASTPDELNHLKHLAEQSIVDYSNQASLFPSSKSGAYSYLEQYECVGFYYRFYYDTIQRLITQLGIEELTSCLFKDLITIRILEPASKLRSIELIETYFGIKHRRQNYYKEAPKWNSLKDLAIAKVNDFAKREYGFDYSLLFYDVTTLYFESFEDDELRKTGFSKDSKSQQPQIVVGLMVSKDGFPIAFDIFPGNTFEGHTILPVVKTFIVKNKVSSFTVVADAAMISNDNIRELKSHGIHYIVGARLGNLPQAIFDELDAKIKREEGKAVRLHTDKGHLICSFSSARYRKDKYEMEKQILKAKNILKSPSKNTKAKFVKTHNEKLGLNEELIKKSTKLLGIKGYYTDLEEQDLPTNMVIERYHQLYKVEQAFRVAKSDLETRPIFHFKDEPVKLHILICFLALTISKHIEIKTGLSIRRFITETKKVTDAKMQNKLTQKEVIVKGKVTKELEELLAKIDLLH from the coding sequence ATGCTAAAATACAGAAGTGTCAAAACAAGTTCTGGAAAGATTGCCATTCAAGTTTATTACCTGCATAATCGAAAGCGAGTTATCGTAAAACATTTGGGCTCAGCATCCACTCCGGACGAACTTAATCATTTAAAACATCTGGCAGAGCAGTCTATTGTGGATTATTCCAATCAAGCATCTTTGTTTCCGTCTTCGAAGTCTGGAGCATATTCTTATCTCGAACAATATGAATGCGTGGGTTTTTACTATCGTTTTTATTACGATACTATTCAGCGATTAATTACTCAACTTGGCATTGAAGAACTTACTTCTTGTTTATTCAAAGATTTAATAACCATCAGAATACTTGAACCTGCTTCTAAGCTACGTTCCATAGAGCTTATTGAAACGTACTTTGGCATAAAACATCGAAGGCAAAACTACTATAAGGAAGCTCCCAAATGGAACTCTTTGAAAGACCTTGCCATTGCAAAAGTTAATGACTTTGCAAAAAGAGAATATGGTTTTGATTATTCTCTTCTTTTTTATGATGTTACAACCCTATACTTTGAGAGTTTTGAAGATGATGAATTGCGCAAAACAGGTTTTTCAAAAGACAGTAAATCTCAGCAACCTCAGATAGTCGTTGGGCTAATGGTAAGTAAGGATGGGTTCCCTATTGCCTTTGATATTTTCCCTGGTAATACCTTCGAAGGACATACCATTTTGCCGGTAGTAAAAACGTTTATTGTAAAAAATAAAGTTAGCTCCTTTACAGTGGTTGCTGATGCAGCCATGATAAGCAACGATAATATTAGAGAGTTAAAATCGCACGGAATTCATTACATTGTAGGTGCTAGATTAGGTAATTTACCGCAAGCTATCTTTGATGAGCTAGATGCTAAAATTAAGCGAGAAGAAGGCAAAGCTGTCAGGCTCCATACTGACAAGGGACATCTTATTTGCAGTTTCTCAAGTGCGCGATACAGAAAGGATAAGTATGAAATGGAAAAGCAGATTTTAAAAGCCAAAAACATCTTAAAATCACCATCAAAAAACACAAAAGCAAAGTTCGTTAAGACACACAATGAAAAACTTGGGCTTAATGAGGAACTCATCAAGAAGAGTACAAAACTCTTGGGTATTAAAGGCTACTACACTGACTTAGAAGAGCAAGACTTGCCCACTAATATGGTTATTGAAAGGTATCATCAGCTTTACAAAGTGGAACAAGCATTTAGGGTGGCAAAGTCCGACCTAGAGACTCGACCTATATTTCATTTTAAAGATGAACCTGTAAAACTTCATATACTCATTTGCTTTTTAGCGCTAACAATATCAAAACATATTGAAATCAAAACGGGCTTGTCAATAAGACGTTTTATAACAGAAACCAAAAAAGTTACAGATGCCAAAATGCAAAACAAACTAACTCAAAAAGAAGTTATCGTTAAGGGAAAAGTCACTAAAGAATTGGAAGAGTTATTAGCTAAAATTGATTTGTTGCACTAA
- a CDS encoding IS91 family transposase encodes MSKPTYELATIIAEYKTTFTQKHQPLKYHLKVLNAIEHCRTAYFGGHVDKCNSCNHIRISYNSCRNRHCPKCQNTNKERWIEARERDLLSTTYFHVVFTLPQELNTYCLKYPKDLYDILFASSKETIETFANDPKHLGAQTGMVSVLHTWGQNLSLHPHVHMIVPGGGITPAGYWKTAKSKGEFLFPVDSMSIVYKNKFMEKLILFLKKEKIYLDVQLRRKLYQQEWVVYAKQPFGEPKQVIEYLGRYSHKIAISNYRIKNVSNGKVSFTYKDYAHGNVQKLMTLDAEEFLRRFCLHILPPKFMKIRHYGILASRCKPMLRKHQFTQGIIMPTIEKKTWKEIAKTKLNFDADSCPHCKTGKMIRVFSFDTNAPPEILQLIQHQKKMKK; translated from the coding sequence TTGAGTAAACCAACTTATGAGTTGGCAACTATCATTGCAGAGTACAAAACTACATTTACACAAAAACATCAGCCCTTAAAATACCATTTAAAAGTACTCAATGCCATTGAGCATTGCCGTACTGCTTATTTTGGAGGTCATGTAGATAAATGTAATTCATGTAATCATATACGCATTAGCTACAACTCTTGCCGTAACAGGCATTGCCCTAAGTGCCAAAACACCAACAAAGAACGTTGGATAGAAGCACGCGAAAGAGATTTATTATCTACAACTTATTTTCATGTGGTGTTTACCCTGCCACAGGAACTAAACACGTATTGCCTTAAGTACCCTAAAGACTTGTACGATATTTTATTTGCTTCAAGTAAAGAAACCATTGAAACATTTGCAAATGACCCTAAGCACTTGGGCGCACAAACAGGGATGGTAAGCGTACTTCACACATGGGGGCAAAACTTATCACTGCATCCGCATGTGCACATGATTGTTCCCGGAGGAGGAATAACACCGGCAGGTTATTGGAAAACGGCAAAGAGCAAAGGAGAATTTTTGTTTCCTGTAGATTCAATGAGCATAGTTTACAAAAACAAGTTTATGGAAAAGTTGATACTGTTTTTGAAGAAAGAAAAGATATATCTCGATGTTCAGCTAAGAAGAAAACTCTACCAACAAGAATGGGTAGTATATGCCAAACAACCCTTTGGTGAACCAAAACAGGTAATTGAATATTTGGGTAGGTATTCTCACAAGATTGCGATTAGTAATTACCGCATAAAAAATGTGAGCAATGGTAAAGTAAGTTTTACTTACAAAGATTACGCACATGGAAATGTACAAAAACTCATGACTTTAGATGCAGAAGAATTTTTGCGTAGGTTTTGTTTACACATCCTTCCGCCAAAGTTTATGAAAATACGTCATTACGGCATTTTGGCAAGTCGTTGCAAACCCATGCTTCGCAAGCATCAATTTACACAGGGAATAATCATGCCAACCATAGAAAAGAAAACATGGAAAGAGATTGCTAAAACAAAACTGAATTTTGATGCAGATAGCTGCCCACATTGCAAAACAGGAAAGATGATTAGGGTGTTTAGTTTTGATACCAATGCGCCACCGGAAATTCTTCAACTCATTCAACATCAAAAAAAGATGAAAAAATAA
- a CDS encoding tyrosine-type recombinase/integrase: MSLQKKRYNTIVSQAKQNVIGFSSAYQKFLERVSIDQNSKSLITNYSRSIAAIALHFNRVPHQVGVDEINGYLYRMIHQEKQSISYFKQAVYGLRHWFRLFGMEEKAIQMPSIKKEQKLPVVLSKEECKELFKTPRLLKHRYLLAFAYGCGMRMNELRMLKIADVDLQRKLVHIKNGKGKKQRYVVLSQLLAQKFEMYLKEVKPKVYLFEGQTPSEPMGERSIQYVINEALQKTNIKKQVSMHTLRHSFATHLLEDGIDVHSIQRLLGHSDLRTTMVYLHVAQMKLRPVHSPLDSLYNLPLE, translated from the coding sequence ATGAGTTTACAAAAAAAGCGATACAATACCATTGTATCACAAGCCAAACAAAACGTGATAGGCTTTTCATCGGCCTATCAAAAATTTTTAGAACGTGTAAGTATTGATCAAAACAGCAAGAGCCTGATTACGAACTACAGTCGTAGCATAGCAGCTATTGCCTTACACTTTAACCGTGTGCCTCATCAAGTAGGTGTAGATGAAATCAACGGATATTTGTATCGAATGATTCACCAGGAAAAGCAATCCATCAGTTATTTTAAACAAGCGGTGTATGGTTTACGGCATTGGTTTAGATTGTTTGGTATGGAAGAAAAAGCTATTCAAATGCCAAGCATTAAGAAAGAACAAAAACTGCCGGTAGTTTTATCAAAAGAAGAGTGTAAAGAACTATTTAAAACACCACGCCTCTTAAAGCACCGATACCTGCTTGCCTTTGCTTATGGCTGTGGTATGCGGATGAACGAACTGCGTATGCTTAAAATAGCCGATGTTGATTTACAACGCAAACTCGTTCATATCAAAAACGGTAAAGGTAAAAAACAACGCTATGTTGTTTTATCTCAACTACTCGCACAAAAATTTGAAATGTATCTCAAAGAAGTAAAACCCAAAGTATATTTATTTGAAGGACAAACCCCTAGTGAACCCATGGGCGAACGAAGCATACAATATGTAATTAACGAAGCCCTGCAAAAAACAAATATTAAAAAACAAGTAAGTATGCACACTCTCCGCCACAGCTTTGCCACACATTTGCTCGAAGATGGCATTGATGTACATTCCATTCAGCGTTTACTAGGACATAGTGATTTACGAACAACGATGGTTTATTTACATGTAGCTCAAATGAAACTTCGCCCTGTTCACAGTCCATTGGATAGTTTATATAACTTACCACTTGAGTAA